In a genomic window of Bacteroidales bacterium:
- a CDS encoding GNAT family N-acetyltransferase, with amino-acid sequence MKILRQESANIIFQTIDLNRHYLRKWLPFIDNTWKAEDTVKYVKSIIQYSGPKRDVVYEIWHQNVFAGLIALKEIDHWNKRAELGYWLDPRFEGQGIMTSCCIVILNYAFIKLGMNRIQIKAGIGNARSSRIPERLGFKFEGVERSGEKFANRYIDLEVYSMLKKEWSL; translated from the coding sequence TTGAAAATTCTCAGGCAGGAGTCAGCCAATATTATTTTTCAAACTATCGACCTTAATCGTCATTATCTCCGCAAATGGCTCCCCTTTATCGACAACACATGGAAAGCCGAAGATACGGTGAAATATGTAAAATCTATTATCCAGTACTCGGGGCCAAAGCGTGACGTCGTTTATGAGATCTGGCATCAGAACGTATTTGCCGGGTTGATTGCCCTTAAAGAAATAGATCATTGGAATAAAAGAGCCGAATTAGGTTATTGGCTTGACCCCCGCTTTGAAGGGCAAGGAATCATGACCTCCTGCTGCATAGTCATTTTGAATTACGCTTTTATAAAATTAGGAATGAACCGTATTCAGATCAAAGCCGGAATTGGAAATGCCCGTAGCAGCAGAATCCCGGAAAGGCTTGGGTTTAAATTTGAAGGTGTTGAAAGATCAGGAGAGAAATTCGCAAACCGTTACATCGACCTGGAGGTTTACAGTATGCTTAAAAAAGAATGGTCATTATAA
- a CDS encoding DUF2007 domain-containing protein codes for MNEHDDLKNVFTGSVLEAEFIKSLLEENGIGAMVRNTMGESLVAGWVSGGPEDAGLVYVIESHEPEAKRLIEEYIKSK; via the coding sequence ATGAATGAGCATGATGACTTAAAAAATGTTTTTACAGGATCCGTTCTGGAAGCTGAATTTATTAAAAGCCTCCTTGAGGAAAACGGCATTGGTGCGATGGTTCGCAATACCATGGGCGAAAGCCTTGTTGCAGGGTGGGTTTCGGGTGGACCAGAAGACGCCGGCCTGGTGTATGTTATTGAAAGCCATGAACCGGAGGCGAAAAGACTTATCGAAGAGTATATTAAAAGCAAATAA
- a CDS encoding DMT family transporter — translation MTNRQAVIVGATSISLAATMWGLDGVVLTPRLYNLDVGLVVFILHALPFLLMHSFLYQQYKYLKKFSRQDYLVILLIALFGGAIGTLSIVKALFLINFKELSIVVLLQKLQPVFAISLAALILKERLNKYFIIWASVALLSGYFLTFGLEIPELKTGSNTAISAMYALLAAFSFGSSTVFSKMILQRYSYKTATFYRYGFTSLIMLLYITVFGKTVQFDQVTTTNWIIFLVIAFTTGSGAIFLYYFGLNHIKASLAVMCELFFPISTIVFDYIFNDSRLSLVQWISAGLMVFAIININKTQQTEKTSP, via the coding sequence ATGACCAATCGCCAGGCCGTAATCGTCGGGGCTACATCAATCAGTTTGGCTGCCACGATGTGGGGACTGGATGGTGTGGTACTTACACCAAGGTTGTATAACCTGGATGTTGGTTTGGTAGTCTTCATCCTGCATGCATTGCCGTTTCTCCTGATGCATTCCTTTCTTTATCAGCAATATAAGTACCTTAAAAAATTTTCCCGCCAGGATTACCTGGTCATCCTGCTCATTGCATTGTTTGGTGGGGCAATCGGCACATTGTCAATTGTTAAAGCCTTGTTCCTGATAAATTTCAAAGAACTGAGCATTGTCGTCCTCCTTCAAAAACTTCAACCGGTCTTTGCCATCAGCCTGGCCGCATTGATACTGAAAGAAAGACTCAATAAATATTTCATTATCTGGGCATCTGTAGCTCTTCTGAGTGGTTACTTTCTGACATTCGGGCTGGAAATCCCTGAATTAAAAACCGGTTCGAATACGGCAATTTCTGCCATGTATGCCCTGCTGGCAGCTTTTTCATTCGGCAGCTCAACGGTATTCAGTAAAATGATCCTGCAACGTTACAGCTATAAAACGGCGACTTTTTACAGGTACGGATTCACAAGCCTCATCATGCTCCTGTATATAACCGTGTTTGGAAAAACCGTACAATTTGATCAGGTCACCACAACAAACTGGATTATTTTTCTTGTAATTGCTTTCACGACCGGGAGTGGCGCTATTTTTCTTTATTATTTCGGGCTAAACCACATCAAAGCCTCGCTAGCGGTGATGTGTGAGCTATTCTTCCCTATTTCAACCATCGTCTTTGATTATATTTTCAATGATTCCAGGCTATCCCTTGTGCAATGGATCAGTGCCGGTTTGATGGTTTTTGCGATCATCAACATTAATAAAACCCAGCAAACTGAAAAAACTTCACCCTGA